In the Neofelis nebulosa isolate mNeoNeb1 chromosome 11, mNeoNeb1.pri, whole genome shotgun sequence genome, one interval contains:
- the ALDH2 gene encoding aldehyde dehydrogenase, mitochondrial produces the protein MFRAAASLGPRLGRRLLSAAAATQAVPAPNQQPEVLYNQIFINNEWHDAVSRKTFPTVNPSTGEVICQVAEGDKEDVDKAVKAARDAFQWGSPWRRMDASDRGRLLNRLADLIERDRTYLAALETLDNGKPYVISYLVDLDMVLKCLRYYAGWADKYHGKTIPIDGDFFSYTRHEPVGVCGQIIPWNFPLLMQAWKLGPALATGNVVVMKVAEQTPLTALYVANLIKEAGFPPGVVNIIPGFGPTAGAAIASHQDVDKVAFTGSTEVGHLIQIAAGSSNLKRVTLELGGKSPNIIMSDADMNWAVEQAHFALFFNQGQCCCAGSRTFVQEDVYAEFVERSVARAKSRVVGNPFDSQTEQGPQVDKTQFQKVLGYIKSGKEEGAKLLCGGGAAADRGYFIQPTVFGDVQDGMTIAKEEIFGPVMQILKFKTIEEVIGRANNSKYGLAAAVFTKDLDKANYLSQALQAGTVWVNCYDVFGAQSPFGGYKMSGNGRELGEYGLQAYTEVKTVTIKVPQKNS, from the exons aTCTTCATAAACAATGAGTGGCATGATGCTGTCAGCAGGAAAACATTCCCCACCGTCAATCCCTCCACTGGAGAAGTCATCTGTCAGGTAGCTGAAGGAGACAAG GAAGATGTGGACAAGGCAGTAAAGGCTGCCCGGGACGCCTTCCAGTGGGGCTCACCCTGGCGCCGCATGGACGCATCCGATAGGGGCCGCCTGCTGAACCGCCTGGCTGATCTGATTGAGCGGGACCGGACCTACCTGGCA GCCTTGGAGACGCTGGATAACGGCAAGCCCTACGTCATCTCCTACCTGGTGGATTTGGACATGGTCCTTAAATGCCTCCG ttattatgcTGGCTGGGCTGATAAGTACCATGGGAAAACCATTCCCATCGATGGGGACTTCTTCAGTTATACCCGCCATGAACCTGTCGGGGTGTGCGGGCAGATCATTCCG TGGAACTTCCCGCTCCTGATGCAAGCCTGGAAACTGGGCCCAGCCCTGGCGACCGGAAACGTGGTTGTGATGAAGGTGGCTGAGCAGACTCCACTCACCGCCCTCTACGTGGCCAACCTCATTAAGGAG GCTGGCTTTCCCCCTGGTGTGGTCAATATTATCCCTGGATTTGGCCCCACAGCTGGGGCTGCCATCGCCTCCCATCAGGATGTGGACAAAGTAGCCTTCACGGGCTCCACTGAG GTTGGCCACCTGATCCAGATTGCTGCAGGGAGCAGTAACCTCAAGAGAGTGACCCTGGAGCTGGGGGGAAAGAGCCCCAATATCATTATGTCGGATGCAGACA tgAACTGGGCCGTGGAGCAGGCCCACTTTGCCCTGTTCTTCAACCAGGGCCAGTGCTGCTGTGCGGGCTCCCGGACCTTTGTGCAAGAAGATGTTTATGCTGAGTTTGTGGAGCGGAGTGTCGCCCGGGCCAAGTCTCGTGTAGTTGGGAACCCCTTTGACAGCCAGACTGAGCAGGGGCCACAG gtgGACAAAACTCAGTTTCAGAAGGTCCTCGGTTATATCAAatctgggaaggaggagggggcgaAGCTGCTGTGTGGTGGAGGGGCGGCTGCTGACCGTGGCTACTTCATCCAGCCCACTGTGTTCGGAGATGTGCAAGACGGCATGACCATCGCCAAGGAGGAG ATCTTTGGGCCAGTGATGCAGATCCTGAAGTTCAAGACCATAGAGGAAGTCATTGGGAGAGCCAACAATTCCAAGTATGGGCTGGCTGCAGCTGTCTTCACCAAGGACTTGGACAAGGCCAATTATCTGTCCCAAGCCCTCCAGGCTGGCACTGTGTG GGTCAACTGCTATGATGTGTTTGGGGCCCAGTCACCGTTCGGAGGCTACAAGATGTCCGGGAATGGCCGGGAGCTAGGAGAGTATGGGCTGCAGGCATACACTGAAGTGAAAACG